From the Lancefieldella sp. Marseille-Q7238 genome, one window contains:
- a CDS encoding DUF2975 domain-containing protein, giving the protein MTYRETSLILKLVNAAAAVACIVVAVVVIPQLEQGNRLPLGATPAFALGILPLLAVALTSWRLFSRIAQGELFSKENAYLLRLMSYFAAADALLWLVLLVAYLVAVSPVAFSVVASLSVALIFAISLTVIAAALSLFTTRASSLKDENDLVI; this is encoded by the coding sequence ATGACGTATCGAGAAACATCGCTGATATTGAAGCTAGTGAATGCGGCCGCCGCTGTCGCCTGCATAGTTGTTGCTGTTGTGGTTATTCCTCAGCTTGAACAGGGAAACCGTTTACCTCTCGGCGCAACGCCGGCGTTTGCACTGGGCATTCTTCCGCTTTTAGCAGTCGCGCTCACCTCATGGAGGCTTTTCTCGCGTATTGCACAAGGCGAACTTTTTTCCAAGGAGAACGCCTATCTGCTTCGCTTGATGAGTTATTTCGCCGCGGCAGACGCGCTCTTGTGGCTTGTGTTGTTGGTGGCGTATCTCGTGGCAGTTTCACCTGTGGCCTTTTCTGTTGTCGCATCTCTTTCCGTAGCGCTCATTTTTGCAATCTCTCTGACCGTTATTGCCGCGGCGCTTTCCCTGTTCACTA